The Urbifossiella limnaea genome has a window encoding:
- a CDS encoding IS1380 family transposase — protein sequence MKPIFRSWFRSRKSRIERRLDTTRDTATHRPVLSARPLDYDVSRRDRAIAHGGIGLIHTLAREVGLPRAIDDRLHLLKVHLPYHESDHVLNIAYNALCHGTCLQDIDLRRNDDAFLDALGARRIPDPTTAGDFCRRFTAADLDTLQDAIDVARRNVWAEQPASFFDRATLDMDGTLVATTGACKAGMDIAYDGTWGYHPLVVTLAETGEVLRLVNRPGNRPSHEGAAGQVDRAILLCLRAGFRRIVLRGDTDFSQTEHLDRWHALPWVRFVFGYDARPNLRAEAEDVPASQWKPLRRPPCYDVKTRPRTRPEAVKDRIVRERGFEVLRLKSEEVAEFDYQPTACANTFRMVVVRKHISREKGEQVLFPEVRYFFYLTNDRDLTAAEVVFEANARCDQENLLAQLHGGTHALAAPVDALVSNGAWMVMTALAWTLKAWWALLLPESPGRWQEHHRAEKMRVLRMEFRTFVNAFVTIPCQVLQTSRRVVLRLLGWNPYLMTFFRLVTRLRQ from the coding sequence GTGAAGCCCATCTTCCGCTCGTGGTTCCGCTCCCGCAAGTCCCGGATCGAGCGCCGACTCGACACGACACGCGACACCGCCACCCACCGCCCCGTGCTCTCGGCTCGCCCCCTCGACTACGACGTGTCGCGCCGCGACCGGGCCATCGCCCACGGCGGCATCGGGCTCATCCACACCCTCGCCCGGGAGGTCGGGCTACCCCGGGCCATCGACGACCGCCTGCACCTGCTCAAGGTGCACCTCCCCTACCACGAGTCCGACCACGTCCTCAACATCGCCTACAACGCGCTGTGCCACGGGACCTGCCTCCAGGACATCGACCTGCGGCGCAACGACGACGCCTTCCTCGACGCCCTCGGGGCGCGACGCATCCCGGACCCGACCACCGCCGGCGACTTCTGCCGACGCTTCACGGCCGCGGACCTCGACACGCTCCAGGACGCCATCGACGTAGCCCGACGGAACGTCTGGGCCGAGCAGCCCGCGTCGTTCTTCGACCGGGCCACGCTCGACATGGACGGCACGCTCGTCGCGACCACCGGGGCCTGCAAGGCCGGCATGGACATCGCCTACGACGGCACGTGGGGCTACCACCCCCTCGTCGTGACCCTGGCCGAGACCGGCGAGGTGCTGCGGCTGGTGAACCGGCCCGGCAACCGGCCCTCGCACGAGGGGGCCGCCGGCCAGGTCGATCGAGCCATTCTGCTCTGCCTGCGGGCCGGCTTCCGCCGCATCGTCCTCCGCGGCGACACCGACTTCTCGCAGACCGAGCACCTCGACCGCTGGCACGCCCTCCCGTGGGTCCGCTTCGTCTTCGGCTACGACGCCCGGCCCAACCTCCGTGCGGAAGCCGAGGACGTGCCGGCTTCCCAGTGGAAACCGTTGCGTCGCCCGCCGTGCTACGACGTGAAGACGCGGCCCCGCACACGGCCCGAGGCCGTGAAGGATCGCATCGTCCGCGAGCGTGGCTTCGAGGTCTTACGGCTCAAGTCCGAGGAGGTCGCCGAGTTCGACTACCAGCCGACCGCGTGTGCCAACACCTTCCGCATGGTCGTGGTCCGCAAGCACATCTCGCGTGAGAAGGGGGAGCAGGTGCTGTTCCCCGAGGTGCGGTACTTCTTCTACCTCACCAACGACCGGGACCTCACCGCCGCGGAGGTGGTGTTCGAGGCCAACGCCCGGTGCGACCAGGAGAACCTGCTGGCCCAGTTGCACGGCGGCACGCACGCCCTCGCCGCGCCGGTGGACGCCCTGGTCAGCAACGGGGCGTGGATGGTGATGACGGCCCTGGCGTGGACGTTGAAGGCGTGGTGGGCGTTGCTGCTGCCGGAGTCGCCGGGCCGGTGGCAGGAGCACCACCGGGCGGAGAAGATGCGCGTGCTGCGGATGGAGTTCAGGACGTTCGTGAACGCCTTCGTGACGATCCCGTGTCAGGTGCTCCAGACCAGCCGTCGCGTGGTGTTGCGACTGCTGGGCTGGAACCCGTACCTGATGACGTTCTTCCGCCTGGTGACACGGCTGCGTCAGTGA
- a CDS encoding DUF4886 domain-containing protein, translating to MLTRRFAALLLLGLALLPPVVTAQGQPKTVRLLTVGNSFSENATKYLDKIVGADGNKLIHHRCVIGGSGPDQHLAKVAAHEKNPTDKAGLYGTGKSLKQELAAEKWDVITVQQASIRSHDASTYRPGMRELYAFIKKHAPASEVVIHQTWAYRVDDPRFSGRAEPKTQKAMYDGLSDAYRTIAKELGVHYIPVGDAFYAADTDPNWGYKPDAMFDVKTATHPTLPEQKHSLHIGWRWENDKSALKMDGHHASPAGEYLGGLVFYEFLYGRSAVGNTFRPSGVGEEFARFLQDTAHKVVERVN from the coding sequence ATGCTCACCCGCCGCTTCGCCGCGCTGCTGCTGCTCGGACTCGCGCTGCTGCCGCCGGTCGTGACCGCGCAGGGGCAGCCGAAGACCGTCCGGCTCCTTACCGTCGGCAACAGCTTCTCCGAGAACGCGACCAAGTACCTCGACAAGATCGTCGGGGCCGACGGGAACAAGCTGATTCACCACCGCTGCGTGATCGGCGGCAGCGGGCCGGACCAGCACCTGGCGAAGGTCGCCGCGCACGAGAAGAACCCGACGGACAAGGCCGGGCTGTACGGCACCGGGAAGAGCCTCAAGCAGGAACTCGCCGCCGAGAAGTGGGACGTGATCACCGTCCAGCAGGCGAGCATCCGCAGCCACGACGCCTCGACGTACCGGCCGGGCATGCGGGAGCTGTACGCCTTTATCAAGAAGCACGCCCCGGCCAGCGAGGTGGTGATCCACCAGACGTGGGCGTACCGCGTGGACGACCCGCGGTTCAGCGGGAGGGCCGAGCCGAAGACCCAGAAGGCGATGTACGACGGGCTGTCGGACGCCTACCGCACGATCGCCAAGGAACTCGGCGTCCACTACATCCCGGTCGGGGATGCGTTCTACGCCGCGGACACCGACCCGAACTGGGGGTACAAGCCGGACGCGATGTTCGACGTGAAGACGGCGACGCACCCGACCTTGCCCGAGCAAAAGCACTCGCTCCACATCGGCTGGCGGTGGGAGAACGACAAGTCGGCCCTGAAGATGGACGGCCACCACGCCAGCCCCGCCGGCGAGTACCTCGGGGGGTTGGTCTTCTACGAGTTCCTGTACGGCCGGAGTGCGGTCGGCAACACGTTCCGCCCGTCGGGCGTGGGCGAGGAGTTCGCCCGCTTCTTACAGGACACCGCGCACAAGGTGGTTGAGCGGGTGAACTGA
- a CDS encoding phospholipase D-like domain-containing protein: protein MPVKLLYHKLDGAVSPFDKAVESISAQTPLRITCPYLSLGYLQGMLRTPDWQLLTDVEEWLRTQSSLQRERIVAFLRANRPRVRHYPRLHAKVVIGSSSAMLGSANLTDAGIRQRVEVSILFTSEPEVEELIEWFDATWKQAPPLDKEQMRRIVRFANSLPTQPVVVETPPPAISPPLHNPPAPLTRRAKSIPPSGGDLYVNFGHEPGWREWEDARQYGFVCAGGGNVFSAPLFGLNLGDRIWVYAPRYGYVGVGRVAGSPKLAKDFQVSLPGGKTESLDNVLGPYANDKNDDPNEAEHFVAVRWLDTRPISTAYRRKGLYSNRNIVTHPDKVLWPKTLKYLVRQFPNCDD from the coding sequence ATGCCCGTCAAGCTGCTGTACCACAAACTAGACGGGGCGGTCTCCCCCTTCGACAAGGCCGTCGAGTCGATCTCTGCGCAGACGCCGCTGCGGATCACCTGCCCGTACCTTTCTCTCGGATACTTGCAGGGGATGCTGCGGACGCCGGACTGGCAGTTGCTTACCGATGTCGAGGAGTGGCTACGGACCCAAAGCAGTTTGCAGCGGGAACGCATCGTCGCCTTCTTGCGGGCGAATCGCCCCCGCGTCCGGCACTACCCCCGGTTGCACGCGAAGGTCGTGATCGGCTCGTCCTCAGCCATGCTCGGTTCGGCGAACCTGACCGACGCCGGGATCAGGCAGCGGGTCGAGGTGTCCATCCTGTTCACCAGCGAACCCGAAGTGGAGGAACTGATCGAATGGTTCGACGCCACCTGGAAGCAGGCTCCTCCCCTCGACAAGGAGCAGATGCGCCGGATCGTCCGTTTCGCCAACTCGCTTCCGACCCAACCCGTAGTCGTGGAAACGCCACCGCCCGCGATTTCGCCACCCCTCCACAACCCTCCTGCCCCGCTGACGAGGCGCGCGAAGTCCATCCCGCCTTCGGGCGGCGACCTCTACGTCAACTTCGGCCACGAACCCGGCTGGCGGGAGTGGGAGGACGCGCGGCAGTACGGCTTCGTCTGCGCCGGCGGGGGCAACGTGTTCTCGGCCCCGCTCTTCGGGTTGAACCTCGGAGACCGGATTTGGGTGTACGCCCCGAGGTACGGGTACGTCGGCGTGGGGCGGGTTGCGGGCAGTCCGAAACTGGCGAAGGACTTTCAAGTCAGTCTGCCGGGAGGAAAGACCGAATCGCTCGACAACGTGCTCGGCCCCTACGCGAACGACAAGAATGATGACCCGAATGAGGCAGAACACTTCGTTGCGGTGCGGTGGCTCGACACGCGGCCGATCTCGACGGCGTACCGGAGGAAGGGTCTGTACTCTAACCGGAACATCGTCACCCACCCGGACAAGGTCCTCTGGCCGAAAACGCTGAAGTACCTCGTGAGGCAGTTCCCGAACTGCGACGACTAA
- a CDS encoding choice-of-anchor X domain-containing protein, giving the protein MRRLALLVVVLAPSTAPAATHSPAQPKPGEPVLVTARLAPGTAKAVLRLQAVAPGKYVRKTDPAYEKDWVDLPMRDDGTDGDAKAGDGEFSVRVPASFQQHRWLVRYRVVATDRAGAKTQLPATDDACPNFAWWCDAGPAAWTGTRDPGKTPPLTFPADFLGTLQPLHLLARAEDVARSQWDGSAHQQPQLGTIVYRGVVYDHVQYRSRGQGSAHIAGKNKWGLKFNPGRLLPFADHAGVPFPAPVGSLDLNPGGSTPYLPVLRGIAGLDEVLSMRAYRLAGVPSPPATWVQWRVVDRAEEVKAGDQYTGDLWGVYVALGNMNPALLADRRLPDGLTVSTQSGIKHTPKGMADADKTWEAFRAGMRANPAEAWWRANLDLPAYYSFHALNRLLGNVDLRPDGNHGYYRRPDGRWAPIPWDNDMMFVPRHHQPGHVDAVGCLRHPRIAVEYRNRGREILDLFAADAGDRGGQVGQLAADLAAALTPAGHAVDWPRLDEAVWNRHPRMNQKGSYYVNPAAAEHFGGRWTRTLATNDFAGFRRYVVEFCTDSRPAKTYAPNDGDQRGYGWGYLAHEAKDDRIPGTPAVARVEGGPQRFRASAFASPAGAGAAALEWRVGRVGKRGWYELAEHWRADAATGADIDIPADVFKEPGEYRVRARWRDQTGRCGHWSPPAAVVVR; this is encoded by the coding sequence ATGCGCCGACTTGCCCTACTCGTGGTGGTCCTCGCGCCGTCGACGGCTCCCGCGGCGACTCACTCGCCCGCCCAGCCGAAGCCCGGCGAGCCCGTCCTGGTCACCGCGCGCCTGGCGCCGGGCACGGCCAAGGCGGTCCTGCGGCTCCAGGCCGTCGCCCCCGGGAAGTACGTCCGCAAGACGGACCCCGCGTACGAGAAGGACTGGGTCGATCTGCCGATGCGCGACGACGGCACGGACGGGGACGCCAAGGCCGGCGACGGCGAGTTCAGCGTCCGCGTCCCGGCGTCGTTCCAGCAGCACCGCTGGCTCGTCCGCTACCGCGTCGTGGCGACCGACCGGGCCGGCGCGAAGACGCAGCTGCCCGCGACCGACGACGCCTGCCCGAACTTCGCCTGGTGGTGCGACGCCGGCCCGGCCGCGTGGACCGGCACCCGCGACCCGGGCAAGACCCCGCCGCTGACGTTCCCCGCCGACTTCCTCGGCACCCTGCAACCCCTCCACCTGCTGGCCCGCGCCGAGGACGTGGCCCGGAGCCAGTGGGACGGCAGCGCCCACCAACAACCGCAGCTGGGCACGATCGTCTACCGCGGCGTCGTCTACGACCACGTCCAGTACCGCAGCCGCGGGCAGGGGAGTGCCCACATCGCCGGCAAGAACAAGTGGGGGCTGAAGTTCAACCCGGGCCGCCTCCTGCCGTTCGCCGACCACGCCGGGGTGCCGTTCCCGGCCCCGGTGGGGAGCCTGGACCTCAATCCCGGCGGGTCGACGCCGTACCTGCCGGTCCTCCGCGGCATCGCCGGGCTGGACGAGGTGCTGTCGATGCGGGCGTACCGCCTCGCGGGGGTGCCCAGCCCCCCGGCGACGTGGGTCCAGTGGCGCGTGGTCGATCGGGCCGAAGAAGTGAAAGCCGGGGACCAGTACACCGGCGACCTGTGGGGCGTGTACGTGGCCCTCGGCAACATGAACCCGGCCCTGCTCGCCGACCGCCGGCTCCCGGACGGGCTGACCGTCAGCACCCAGAGCGGGATCAAGCACACGCCGAAGGGGATGGCCGACGCCGACAAGACGTGGGAGGCGTTCCGGGCCGGGATGCGGGCGAACCCGGCGGAAGCCTGGTGGCGGGCGAACCTCGACCTGCCGGCGTACTACAGCTTCCACGCGCTGAACCGGCTGCTCGGGAACGTGGACCTGCGGCCGGACGGCAACCACGGGTACTACCGCCGCCCCGACGGCCGGTGGGCACCGATCCCGTGGGACAACGACATGATGTTCGTCCCGCGGCACCACCAGCCCGGGCACGTCGACGCGGTCGGCTGCCTCCGCCACCCGCGGATCGCCGTCGAGTACCGCAACCGGGGCCGCGAAATCCTCGACCTGTTTGCGGCGGACGCCGGCGACCGGGGTGGGCAGGTCGGGCAACTCGCGGCCGACCTCGCGGCAGCGTTGACGCCCGCCGGGCACGCGGTCGACTGGCCCCGGCTCGACGAGGCGGTGTGGAACCGGCACCCGCGGATGAACCAGAAGGGGTCGTACTACGTCAACCCGGCGGCGGCCGAGCACTTCGGCGGGCGGTGGACGCGGACCCTGGCGACGAACGACTTCGCGGGGTTCCGGCGGTACGTGGTCGAGTTCTGCACGGACAGCCGGCCGGCGAAGACCTACGCCCCGAACGACGGCGACCAGCGGGGGTACGGGTGGGGGTATCTGGCCCACGAGGCGAAGGACGACCGCATCCCCGGGACGCCGGCGGTGGCCCGGGTGGAGGGCGGGCCGCAGCGGTTCCGGGCGTCGGCCTTCGCGTCGCCCGCCGGGGCCGGGGCGGCGGCCCTGGAGTGGCGGGTCGGCCGAGTCGGGAAGCGGGGCTGGTACGAACTCGCCGAGCACTGGCGGGCGGACGCCGCGACGGGGGCGGACATCGACATCCCCGCCGACGTGTTCAAGGAACCGGGCGAGTACCGCGTCCGCGCCCGTTGGCGGGACCAGACGGGCCGCTGCGGGCACTGGAGCCCGCCGGCCGCCGTGGTCGTCCGGTGA